A single window of Sphaerodactylus townsendi isolate TG3544 linkage group LG05, MPM_Stown_v2.3, whole genome shotgun sequence DNA harbors:
- the RGS13 gene encoding regulator of G-protein signaling 13 isoform X2: protein MYLEEVLQWSQSFEKLMATKHGRIIYRSYLKTEYSDENIEFWLACENFKKIPSQKKRLSVAQKLFQHYIQPQAPREINIDSPTREAIVMNIQKPTPSCFDEAQKIVYLHMERDSYPRFLGSEIYQNLIQGLSA, encoded by the exons ATGTATCTGGAGGAAGTACTACAATGGTCTCAGTCTTTTGAAAAACTGATGGCTACTAAAC ATGGGCGCATAATCTACAGATCCTACCTAAAGACAGAATACAGTGATGAAAACATTGAGTTCTGGCTTGCTTGTGAGAACTTCAAAAAGATCCCATCACAGAAGAAAAGGCTTTCAGTGGCACAGAAACTTTTTCAGCATTATATCCAGCCTCAGGCTCCAAGGGAG attaATATTGACAGTCCAACAAGAGAAGCTATTGTCATGAACATTCAAAAGCCAACCCCATCCTGCTTTGATGAAGCTCAGAAAATTGTTTACTTGCATATGGAACGGGATTCATACCCCAGGTTTCTTGGGTCAGAAATCTATCAAAATCTTATTCAAGGTCTCTCAGCCTGA